The following are encoded in a window of Dioscorea cayenensis subsp. rotundata cultivar TDr96_F1 chromosome 16, TDr96_F1_v2_PseudoChromosome.rev07_lg8_w22 25.fasta, whole genome shotgun sequence genomic DNA:
- the LOC120278450 gene encoding uncharacterized protein LOC120278450, with protein MDYDFSTSQSQSQSQSQSLKLKVRSFLCFSCCFREDSDDAPTTTSTSLLRSSSAWVRSTAPEIADRCRSLASRIHRQRRRSVDFTYDPLDYALNFDDGFDAAAAGDGGVSFDGFKYRSFSSRLPASPPVTLAVAAMK; from the coding sequence ATGGACTACGATTTCTCCACATCCCAATCCCAATCCCAATCTCAATCCCAATCTCTCAAGCTAAAGGTCCGATCTTTCCTCTGCTTCTCCTGCTGCTTCCGCGAAGACTCCGACGACGCTCCCACAACCACCTCAACATCTCTCCTCCGATCCTCCTCCGCATGGGTTCGTTCAACAGCACCGGAGATCGCCGATCGCTGCCGATCCTTGGCTTCTCGGATCCACAGGCAACGCCGTCGCTCCGTCGATTTCACTTACGATCCTCTCGATTATGCCCTCAATTTCGATGATGGCTTTGATGCCGCTGCAGCTGGCGATGGGGGTGTTTCCTTTGATGGTTTCAAGTATCGTAGCTTCTCTTCTCGCCTCCCTGCTTCGCCGCCGGTGACCCTCGCCGTTGCTGCGATGAAGTGA
- the LOC120279500 gene encoding uncharacterized protein LOC120279500, with the protein MEPHRRSGDPPASWPTKPKLRASTFFSCCFRGATTSAKADDHPTTSLIRSSFTWLRSVVPDIGDRCWSIISRFRRSRRRYGEFRYDPLDYALNFDDGDDNNGGDGGGLVFLADGFRCQDFMSRLPNSPVLPPSR; encoded by the coding sequence ATGGAACCTCACCGGAGATCCGGCGATCCACCGGCATCGTGGCCAACGAAGCCAAAGCTTCGAGCCTCCACCTTCTTCTCCTGCTGCTTTCGCGGGGCCACCACCAGCGCGAAAGCGGATGACCACCCCACGACTTCGCTGATCCGATCGTCGTTCACCTGGCTCCGATCAGTGGTTCCAGATATCGGAGATCGGTGCTGGAGCATCATATCAAGATTCCGGAGATCGCGACGGCGTTACGGCGAATTCAGGTACGATCCGCTCGACTACGCTCTAAACTTCGACGATGGTGACGATAACAACGGCGGCGACGGCGGAGGCCTTGTGTTCCTGGCCGATGGGTTTCGGTGCCAGGATTTCATGTCCAGGCTTCCGAATTCTCCAGTGCTGCCGCCAAGTAGATAG